ACAGTTTGAAAGCATTTGTCTGGCCTTTGACCCTCGGTGAAAGCCATCTGATGACGACGACAGGTCACATGCCTCTGACCTCAGCTGGCCTGGTGTCCCTTACCTTTCTCTAACCCAGGGCAAAGATTAGGGAAGCTGTGGGCCAGCTTTCATGGCAAGcgctgtctccctctccctcaccgTGTGGCCATGGGCAAGTTGTTTCTCTTCCTTGggactctttcttcttctgttaaGTATTTACAGTGACATCACTTCCTGTACTGAGGAAatgaagtcacaggaacgactgCTTTTAAAATGGAGTGTGCTGCATGCCTGTGAGGAGTGTCACTCCTACCCCCGAGCAGtgctcacctgcctctgtctatgACCTGGGCAGGGACATCTTGTGTGTTCCAGAGCCAGGAGCTGCGAAGCTCCTTCCGACCTCAGAGCCATGACAGGATTTCCTTCCTGGGAGCCAGGCTCTGGGAATGGAATGGCCAACATCACCCAGGCTGGCTTTTCTAGATATCCCTCCTGATATCGAGAGAACTGACCTCCTCCCATGGAAAGTGGGGTGAGACTTCACATTCTGGGGACAGCACTTTTCTCCATGGGAGCTGAGCCCAGGGTCACAGGCTTCTCAGAAGATGCAGCAGCTGCTCTGGATATGGGAGATGCAGAAGGCTGAGGAGAAGTGTTCAGCAAGAGCTCTCCCAAGATGCATTGCTGCTCCtgaagcagggccattgtcaCATCTGCCACTGTCCCCTGGAGCACACGTTTAGGATTCCATTGCTGTTTCCCAATGCCTAGACCACGTTGAGCACATCACAGTTGCTTAATACGCATTTGCTAAGTGAAGTGGGTAGGCCACCCCTCGAGAACTCTCCAGAGCTCTTCACTGCCTGTAAGCTCAAGCCTTGAAGGACACGGCCCACTAACCATCGGTTACATTTAACCATCACTATTTCCTCCAGACCACACAGCCAGGGAGACTGGATCACGAGTCACTGTAGCCCTAAGCACCTATGAACTTTCTGGAGGTCAGTAGGATAGGGGCAGAAGCCTTGGCAATGGCTACCAAGGCTCCTTGCCCAAGGGTAAGACTGTGCTCATAGCGGTTGTCTGTTTCCCAAGTGGTGGGCTGTGAGGTGCCCCTGGGGAGACTGTGAGCAAGTCTGCATGACCATCCTGGCCCCAGGCTCTCCAGGGCAGGCGAATAAGATACACTCATTGCCTGGAAGCAGTGCTCCCTAAAGGTGCTCCAGAACCACAGCAAAGCACTGAGACACTACCCTCAAGGCCATATGCCCCCAGATCCACACTACAGAGCCTCCAATAAAACAGCTCAGAGCCAGTCTCCCCAGCTAAAGCCCACTATTAAATCTGACCTGCTTAAGGCACGGCTCTCCACCCCAGCCCACCTCACTCCGAGACTCCCTGTTGTGAGCCAGCAGGAGACACTGGCTAGCCCATCTCTTCCCCTGTCCCCACAGCCTGGCTAGTTCCCTTCACTAGCCAGGGGCTTGGGCTCTGGGgctgttctctttcctttttttttttttgggtagtGGAGCCTCCCACCCCAAAGAGACACAGATCCACCCAGGAGCAGGGGAGGTTCAGTGGTGGCTTTGGAGGTGGCTGTCAGAGTCCTGAAGACTCTAGCAGATTGTAAACATCCCCTTGGGTCTGAGGTGCGGATGTTCGGGTGAGCTGGGGGCCTGGTGTTTGAACTATGCACACAGGCTGTTTATATCCCTCTCTTTCCTGCCCCAGAGCAAGtgcaggcaggaggaccatgCTTCTCGGGTCCCAGGGTTCATACAGAAGACCAGGACTTTTCCATGCTGGGAGCCTCTAAAGCTTGGGAAGCCTGATCCCCTACCTGTCTAACACAGTGTCCCCGGGCAGGCTTCTTGCCTCTGTTGAAACAACATGGGGTGCCCACTCTTCCCTGGGGTGGTTCCTTCTATTTAGGGGTCTCTCTGGGAACTAGAAGGTTCTATAACGGAACTGACTAGAATAATGCCATGCTACCTGATAGGACAGAGCTAAGAACAATATGCACAAGCCAACAGTAGCTAGACCACTCGTGGCACACACTTAGAGGCATGTCACACATGTGAGCTCATTTTCATTCTTCCCTGCCCTTCAGTGGGGGTTGGGGTGCCAGCCCCAGGTGACTCCAATAGCCCAGCTGCTGCATGCCTCCGACTGGGGTCCTGGTTACTTTGGTTCAGCCATTAGTCTTCACGAAAATTAAAAGAGCAGGAAAACACCCATGAAAGCGCGCAAGAAACAAATTTACAACAAAAAAAGTCCAAAGAGACCAAATACAAAGAGCCTGTTACATCAAAGACGGAATGTGTATCCTGAGAGAAGAATGTCCCTGGAAGGCAGGGAGGTCACCAGCAAAGCCCCTACACTGAAAGAGCTGGCAAGGTGTCCCTGCCCGGCGGCGGGGAGGGCGGGGGATGTCTTTGGGTGGCGTGTACTAATAAGACACAAAGCAGAGCACACAGACAATCTGCAGCCTAGAAGCATGGCCTTGGTATTTTCACCGCTGGACACTGGCCGATGGGCATCTCGGAGTTGGTCACCAGAGAACCGACTCCAACTCACACAGGCTTGACATCTGCCCCTTCAGGGTGCAGATGCCAGTGTCTGGCCCAGGCCCAGGGTCCCGCTGACGTGGCTGTCCCTCTACATGTCTCATTCACCCAGCCTTTCCCTTTTTTGAGAACTGGGAGCTGGCTGGCTAGGGctattcccaccaacaatgttcCTGTCTCCGGAGCTTAAAATAGACCCTCTTGGCTGGGGTGAGCAGTGAGCCAGGCATTTGTGCAAATAAGGGCTTGGGAGAAGGATTCCTAcccaggagggaggagaaaacagcATGGTAGAGGGGCAGGACCTCCTGGAGGGACGCGCTTAGGGGGCTCTTGCCAGCAAAAGAGCCTGTAAGCCTCTTCCTGCCTATCGAGATTCCCTGGATCAGGATCTGGGCCCACATCCGTCAGAGCCTCCTGGCCTGGCTGAGGTTCTGGGGTGGGCACATTGACTAGAGAAGCCTCTGCATTCTTCCAATGGTTCCCGCCTCATCCCCACCTGATAATGTCGAATTTCAACTTAGGAACACTCCAAAAGCATCCCTGAAAGTCCAGGTGAAAgcgcattttttgtttgtttgtttgtttgtttgtttgttttcgagacagggtttctctgtgtagctttgtgcctgtcctggaacttactctgtagcccaggatggcctcgaactcatagagatccgcctgcctctgcctcccgagtgctgggattaaaggcgtgtgccaccaccgcccggctacgaAAGCTCATTTTAATAACAGCAATTCCAATTTCTGCTCTCGTTAGTTGGACACGCACTTTTGCCAAGGCGTGGCACAAAGCACTTTAATATGCATCCTTGTCCAATCCTTACAGTGATCCAGCGGACAAtcactgttttgagacagggtctctcgtagcctaggctggcctcaaatttactatgtagttgaggatggccTTAAagttctaatcctcctgcctctgccttctgaatgctgggattccaggcatgagcCAACATACccagattgaacccagggctctgtgcaagCACCCcactaacctgagctacatgagccCAGCCCCAAGTTATTATTTCTATTGTAGGGAAGAAACAAAGGCTCGTATTAACCAGCTTTcttcccaaagtcacacagctatgATGAAGAAGACAGGACCAAGACTAAAATCCATCAACCTGTGGAGTCTTAACTACCCTGGAGGAAGTATCTACTCCTCTGGGTCCCCATAGCTCTGATCTCTCATCCCGAGTCCCAGCGTGATCCTGTGTTACAATTGGTTTGATTGAATGgatcacatttctttcttttttttttttgtttttgttttgttttttgttttttttttttcgagacagggtttctctgtgtagctttgcgcctttcctggaactcacttggtagcccaggctggcctcgaactcacagagatccacctggctctgcctcccaagtgctgggattaaaggcatgcaccaccaccgcccggcaacacatTTCTAGCAGGTGCTTTCTCTGTGTCAGAAATGTCGTAGTTAAACTATCCCCGAGCTGGGGGGGCTCTCAGGTCTCCCAAGAACTGGAGTTCCTTTCATGAGCTCCTAAGTCTGTCCCATCTGGGTTGTTCAAGAATGCTGGCTGAGGCTGAGGTGCTACAGATCCTCTTCGATGAGTAGCCCTCCCCTTCAGGGGCAGTGTCTTCTACCTGCACCACAGCAAGAGATGTAAGGGGAAAAACAAACTTGCTTTCTATCttctgtgactttgggcaagtgGTTAAGCAGACGttccaagcctcagcttctccaaTTATCAACAGAGAGTAAAATAggactgcacacacatgtgttggGATTGTCCCATGAAACAGCATACTTGGAGGAGTTAGTCCCTGCCTGGCACCCAGGAGGTGGGCATTAATCAGTAAATCTTCTTAATCTTAGTTATTGTTTTCTTCCCCCTACACCCTCTTCCTActcttgtatgtatgtgcatgtgtgtgtgcacatgtgtgctggtaCATGTGGAGGAGGCCAGGGGACAACCTCAGAGGCCatccctcaggagccatccatcttgttttttgagacaggctctctcattggCTAAGGACTTTCCAGATAGgctgggctagctggccagcaagctctaggggtctgcctgtttctgcctccccagcactgggattagagtGCATACCAGCACTCCTGACTTCTCCACTTAGCTTCTGGGGCTGAGCCAAAGCCCTGATGATTATGTGGCAAGCGTTTTATCAACTGAACGATTGCCCCAGCCTCGCAGTTACTATTTTCTGAGACCATGGTACCATGCGTCACATACTAAAGGCCTAGTACATTGTAGATGCTCAAAGGGAAGCAGGTCCTTGGGGTCAGCAGATAGAAACTCTCAGTCacagacaggtggtggtggtgcacgcctttaatcccagcacccgggaggcagaggcaggcagatctctgtctacagaggagatccaggacagccagggttacacagagaaaccatgtcttgaaaaaaaccaaaggaaaaaaagaaagaaagaaaagaaaggaaggaaggaaggaaggaaggaaggaaggaaggaaggaaggaaagaagcaagcaaGCTCTCAGTCAGTGCCCTccacaggctggctggccatcctGCTCTGATGTGGGAGATACCTTCAACACTGCTCCTCAATAGCAGTGTTACTGGGTAGCCAGGGGCAGGCACAGGCCTTGCCCACCTACCGGAGCTCCTGCTTAGCTTCACCATCTACcccagaaggaagaaatgggcAGCCGCTGCTCTTCAGGGCTGTCTGGCTTTCTGTTGGTGCCATCTAGTGGTGAGTGCAAGGAGGCTCCCAGGAGGTGTGCAGCAGAGGTGCCAGAAATTCAGGCATCGCTGCTTCTGCGGGCTGCCCACCCATGCATCTTCACCTGTGCGTCTAACCCTTATTCATGTCCTTGTACATAAGGCAGAGGAGCCCCTGAATTCCTGGGATTTTCTTCACCTTCTTCTCTGGCCTTGCACCGACCTCCGCAGGTCTACACTCTGGACATCACTATGGGACGATGACTCTTCCGTGCTTTCTCAGTGTCAAGGCTGGAGGAAGAGGCTTCTTTCTAGTCTAAGACAGCCCAGGAATAGAGAAACTGGTGACAGTCACTCTGCTGTCCCTGGGGCCCATTGTGAGCAATGTGAGCTCTCAGAAGGACTGACTTAGCTTCTCAGCCCCCTACAGACTAGCAAGGAGGCTCAGTCTGGCCCACGGCTATCCGTATAAGAATTGAGGGAGGGTCAGTGGATAGAACCAGGGAGCTATTTCTGCTTCCAGCTCCAGCACAAATGCTGTGTGAGCCTGGAAAAGCCCCTGTGAGCCTGGGAAGGTCCACCTCTCCCGAGGTTTAACCCTGGACAGGGAGTAGCCTGTGTGAAGAGTAATGATCTCTGTTGCTTTCCAGACTGGCTTGTATTAACATGAAGACTCCTGGGTTTCCTACGTCAAGATCTCTGGACTAAAACACTGGAAATGAACCAACACCCATCTTCTCTTCTTGTTACGTTCTGAGACTAGGTCtctggtatcccaggctggccttgaatttgatgtATAGCTGAAGATGTCCCTGAACTCCTGATACTtttgcttccacttcccaagcgATGTAACCACGGGCTGCACCACCAGGCTCTGTTATTTGGGAATCTCTATTAGCGTACCCTGTAGTTGGCTCCTGGGCAGCTGTTCCGTCCTCAAGGACTAGAAGGAAGAGTCCATGTACTAGCAAGTAAGGGATGGATATTTCTGGGGTTCTGAAAGGCCGAGGAACCTCCATATTCCAGTACGTTCTTTCAATGTCCTCACCTTATTGTGGACCCCGCTGCAGCTGCAGAAGAAAGCGAAGAACTAGCCAGGCTGCCCCCCAGACACCCCTCAGCCAGGTCCTTTCATTTCAAAGAGGGGCTGGGACAGTCAGGGCTGGGGGTAGGGGCTTGTTGCCCAAGGAGGTATTTTCAGAGTCTCCCGCCCTCTGGAGTTTCCAAGGACAGAACAGAGCCCTGTCTAGTATTTGACCAAATATGGTGGTATCTCTCAAGGAGCTCACGCCCCAGCCAGCTCCTCAGTTATGCTGTGGAAACCTGCCCTGCACAGATTAATCTTGTGACATTCAGGAACCTCTCACCCCGCTGCCCCTCCTCGTCTCACCGGTTCTGATAAAATGGCCAAGACTGGCCCTCAGCAAGACAAGGTAGAGAAGCTTGCCCACTCATTCCTCCTCTGCTGCCcactccccccatccccccccgccccccacacccCCGCGCGCCTCCCAGGGAGCGTATTTGCTGCTTGCTCACATTCAGTTGACTGTTCACTCAAGGTGAGCAGCCTCAGCCACAGAGGAGAGTCAGTTTAGCTTTGGGGGCCCCATGGACCTTGGGGGTCACCTGAACTCATGAAGCTGTGGCCTGCTGTAGGGAGGCTGCATGCAGTGTCTCAGCCAGCAGGGTTGGTTTGAGGGGTGCAAGGGAGAGGTGCAAAGGCACATGAGCCCCAATACTAAGACCGCTGTTGTATATAATAAGAAACATAATAACTACCGTTATTACAGCatcattttttttagatttatttatttgttatgtatacagaagagggtgctagatctcatcacagatggttgtgagccaccatgtggttgctgggaattgaactcaggacctctggaagagcagccagtgctcttaacctctgagccatctctccagcccacagcatcattttataataaacagtaaagtgtttttttattctttgtagcAGCCTCAAGAGATGTGGAAAACAGACTTAGGCATTAAGTAGGAGTCATCAGGGCCACTATTCCCGGGATGTAATTCCCACTATACACAGAATGGAACTGAGgttgagagagaaggaaggccaTAAGCAGTCAGTCATACAGGGGACAGGCCCTGAAAGTGGAGCTCTCTCATGGAAGACGGCACATGTTACTCCATGAAGGCTGTAACAGTTGGCCATGAAGCTTCTAGGCATCTGCACCTTGGCCTGGGTGGAGGACACAGACTCAGAAACATGCTCACAGAGAGCTAGAACTGTGCAAAAAATATCCCAACACAAACAGTGTAGGGTGGTGTGTTGAGTTCTGGATAGGAACCAGGCCCAGATCCCAGCTCTGACACTGCTGATTCACTGTGGAATACCTGGCAAATTCCCTTCTTactcaggcctcagtttccctgcctgTGATCTAGAGGGTGGGCAACTGAACTCACCTGAGGCtggttggggaaactgaggttgttTCCCTGGGAGATAGCACTGTCTTGGCTCTGAGCCAACACAGTCTCAGtacatttttctcttctgacCAACCAGTggcccatccctcctccccctcccccttggcTATCCCCAAAAAGCAAACGAAGCTGATTGTCTTAACTGGCGCTGTGGGTGCTGGCTGGTCAGCCGGCCGCAGGCCACAGGCGGAGGTGCCATCAGCCAGGGCCCCACCAGACACACAGGGCATTGTCCTTTGGTCAACAGCCCTGGGCACCTCAGGACCTGGCTCCTGGCCTACCCCCACACCCCTCACCGCCTGCCACTGTACTAAGGCCCAGCCAGCTGGGGGCCCAAGGCTCCCAGCTGACAGTgagcccacccacccacacccccagCAGCCCCCTGTGGAGCTATAATTGCCTCGGGTccaccctgctgctgctgccattcTCGCTGAGGCATCTGGGGTTCCTGGCGGGCGGCAGCTGCAGGGCCTGCTGCCTGCCTTGGTGGGATGGACTGGCCACACAGCCTGGTAAGGTGGTGTTCCCTTAGCTGTTCTTTCCCATTGATTAATGGCTGCCTGTGTTTGGCTTGGAATCTGCAGGGCCCAGCTCTGTCCTCTCCTTCAGGCCCAGAGGGAAACAGAGCCTGGTCTCAGCCTCCAGTCATGGCCCCAAGGCTTGGGCTCCAGCTCTGGGCACGGCCTGGTCACACTGGAACTCTTTCAGGAAGAAGCGTCTGGGGCAATCGGACAGACGTGGGCACTAGAGATTTTCCAGCCCTGGCTTCTGGGATCTGGGCAGAGTGCATGATCTTGGGCAAATCCCTCTTTGTTTCCCATCTGGAAATTGAGGGAGGGGATGTTGAGTCTGGTCTATGCTTCCCCTGCAAGGTGAGTTGAGGAACGTGTGGGAAGCGCGGCTGAGAACGCCTGCAGTGAGGGAAGGATTTCTGCAGCAGAATGTAGGGCCAAAGGGAAGAATTTAGCAACCTGATTCACTGCTGTGGCTCTTACGCCAGCCAGCGGATCTGCCAAGGGGGGCTATGCTGGAACTTGTTTCCAGGGGTCAAGGCTTGCTGGGCAGCCTGGATCACAAACCAGGCTCGGTCCCTGTGGGCCAAGAGGTACAGGGAAGCCATAGAGTCTGGTAAGACTCAGAAAAGTAGTGAGAAAAAGCGAGCAAGAACAGGAGTGAGGCAGGTTGCTGCTGAGGagggggtggtgtgtgtggtgtgtgtgtgtgtgtgtgtgtgtgtgtgtgtgtgtgtgtgtgtgtgtgagagagagagagagagagagagatctggaaACAGAGTCTCACAGGAACCATGTGCCAGCTCCGTGCGGTGTTCCTTCTCCTCGCCCACTCTGTTTCAGCTCGTTTCCTTTCCAAAGCCTATAAGCAGCTCAACCCCCTTCTCACTCTTCCACGTCCCTGGAAGACTTTAGGCTTCCTCTGATCacgatttcttcttcttcttcttccattgGATGAGTCTCCCAAAAGCCACCTTGCTGACCCAGACCGAGGGAGAGTCCTGCCCTCCTCCGGCTACCCCTGCGCTTGTCACCCCTGTTAGCCTCCTGCTCTACCCCGACAGTTAACAGGACTGAGGTTTCAGGGCAGGCACGGTAGTGGAGTCCGCTCAATCTGCATGTGCTCCACAGACTCTGACGCCATGGAGACGCAGACACGAGGGGTGTGTGGAAAGGAGCTCTCAGGGAGTCTGTCCCTGGGGGAGCGGCTAAGGGGATATCAAAGAATCACATGCCCCACTACAACCGCAGATGTGTTAGGGACACGTGGGGTATGACGACTCCAAGATGTCCAGAAGCATTGCTGAGGCGGTGACCTAGAGCCCACAGCTGGGCAAGGTGTTTGGAAGGTGAAAGGAAAAGGCAGAACTGGGCGGGCAGAGGCCTGGGCAAATCCCTCCCACAGCAAGGAACAAGGCGAGCACAAGCTCAGAGCAGGCAAGGGGGCGGGGAGCACAGGAGACCCCCAAGGCCTCAGAAAGGGCATCAAGGGAGAAGGTGATATTGTCAGATGCGCTTTTCAATGGCTGCTGTTGTCCTTTATGGAGTGAGTTGATTAGAAGCCAGACAGGCTTGGGGTGAGTTGATTAGAAGCCAGACAGGCTTGGGAAAGTCAGTTAGGAGGCAGTGGAGCTGTCCTGGGAACCAACTGTGGTCTGCAGATCGATTAACTAGGGTGGGTAGGGGGATTTTCAGGAGATAACGGATTTTAAGGACTTCAagaggcagggggcagggggtggggcgTCATCAGTGCCTAACACAAAACAAGCGTCCAGATACAAGGTGGCCAATGCAGAGGCCTCTCTCCTCTTTGCCCTAAGCCTAAGCCGTGGCGCAGAGAGACTCGGTTCTGGCCTTTGACCAATAGCCTTCTTTCTCAGCTGCTCCTTCTTGCCATCTCTATCTTCCTGGGGCCAAGCCAGCCCCGGAACACCAAGGGCAAAAGGAAGGGGCAAGGAAGACCTGGCCCCTTGGCCCCCGGGCCTCACCAGGTGCCACTGGACATGGTATCGCGAGGAAAGCCCTACGCTCGAATGGAAGAGTACGAGAGGAACCTCGGAGAGATGGTGGCCCAGCTGAGGAACAGCTCTGAGCCAGCCAAGAGGAAATGCGAGGTCAACCTGCAGCTGTGGCTGTCCAACAAGAGAAGCCTGTCTCCTTGGGGATACAGGTAGGCTATATCCTACCTGTATCCTATCCTACTGGGCACAGCAGGCCCCCATTTCCCCTGTCCCAGGCACTATGTTCAAGACCTTGGATTCAGGTGAATTTTAATCCCACTTTCTGCATCTTACCACCCGTGAGGCTGTCAGTCAGCTGAATAGCTttgctgagcctcagtttccccagctggaAGCAATGGTGGTGTGTACTTCAGATGGACATACACAGCACCGTCTTTTTTCCTCCAGGTCTCAACTGGAGTGCTTCTAAAGTACTTTGTCCAGCACTGTGGTTCACACTCGATGGCCATGCTCACATCTCTTTCATGCCAGAGAGGcgccttcttttttgttttttgttttttttaaatatggaacgCTACACCAATTTGtgtgtcatccttgcgcaggggccatgctaatcttctctgtatcgttccaattttagtatatgtgctgccaaagcgAGCATATGAGAGGCGCCTTCTTGAAGTCCGGCTCAGAACCACCTCAGGGTTTCTGTGCTCACCCGGTCAGATTCCCTAGGATTGACGCCTGGATCATGGGTGTTGCACCTGCTTCTCTATACTTAGGGTGCATGGCCCCGCTTTGGCTTGGGGAATCACTTTGTTGCTCTGGGTTACAGAAGCAATGTCTGTGTGTCCAGCTCCACCTCCTAGGTCCACAGGCAGAAGGGGTCCAAGGTACATGGATCAGATGGAATGAAGAAACGGTTAGCTCACTCAAACTGAGCCCAGAGCTCTGACAGCTATGCTGCTTATATCCCCAAGACTCTAGAATAGCACTGTTGGCCAGGACTTCCTGTGACACAGCCCACTGAGGTAGCCAGGTGACTACTGAACCACTGGGATGAGACTGAAGCACTGGTATAGACAGAGTCCATTGTAGGTTGGCACATGTATGTAGCCAGTGGCTACTGTGTTGAGTAGTATAGCCCAAGAATGTGGCAATGGAGTCAGTCAGCATCTTGCAGACCACAGCTCGCTCCTACGTGGTGATGCCCCTGTGTCAGTCAGGGAGATTGTAAAACTGTAGGTTCATTCAAGAGACTTCAGATTTATTTCCAAGGCACTCCCAAGCAGAGTGAGGTGACTGACAGCGTGTGTTCCCAGGTCTAATTCTCTTACCTCTCATCCGTGTTTCACTGAGGAGGAAattgagacagagaagaaagggccCAGAGCAGATAGTCTAGGTCTGGGACAACCCCAGAAGGCTCTCACCAATGAGTGTCTAGAGTCTAAGACAGATATGCTTTTAACATAATATGTGTGTAAAAATACAATCCCCAGAATTCACACAGgggaaggagacaactgactcccacaagttgttctctagcTCCTTGCAAGGTCTCCTctgatctcaaataaataaattaataaatagatagataatagaattaaaaaaaaaaacacttgttgagctgggcatggtgtaatttcagcactgggaaggctgggaCAAGAGAATCACAGGCAGGAGGTCATCCTGAGCTGCAAAacaagacctggtctcaaaaatgaaaaacaaacaaacaaaaaccccccaacccaaacaaaacaagaaagaaaggaaggaagaaagaaaggaaggaaggaagaaagaaagaaagaaagaaagaaagaaagaaagaaagaaagaaagaaagaaagaaagaaagaaagaaagaaaaaaaaaaactgaatcagcccaaaccaaaccacaacaCCCCAAAGCTTGTTGAGTCTCTGAGGTTCAGTAAAACAATAGAACACAGGCCCAGGTCCTCTTCCAAGGCAGAGCCTACATCCACGTGTGTACATTTTATCCCTGTAGAATAATTCCCCACAAtataaaaataaggtagagaagacagaggacttgggtttttCCATGGTCCCTGTGGTATCTTACTGGGTGAAAAGAGGAAGCTGGTAACATAGAACCTGACCAGCAGTGACTAGCTTCCAGATCTGAGTCTCCTTTTTTGGGAAGGCAGAGTTCATTACAACACACCCTGGCCACTAGCCCTAACCCTAACTCCGCAGGACCCCCTGGGGATAGCATGAGCAGCGCCCTTTGTTGTTCACGGTGGTATTCACCCTTCTCTCTCCCGCCCACCCGCTCCCCTGCAGCATCAACCACGACCCCAGCCGCATCCCTGCGGACTTGCCCGAAGCACGGTGCCTATGTCTGGGCTGCGTGAACCCCTTCACCATGCAGGAGGACCGCAGCATGGTGAGCGTGCCAGTGTTCAGCCAGGTGCCAGTGCGTCGCCGCCTCTGTCCGCCAGCTCCGCGCCCCGGTCCCTGTCGCCACCGCGTCGTCATGGAGACCATCGCTGTGGGTTGCACCTGCATCTTCTGAACCATCAACCCAGTGGCCACCGCAGCTCCTTCCTCCCTGTGCCCACTGTGCCCCGCCAGGCCGATAAACAGTAAACGTTGTCCTTTATAAAGGAAGGCATCGGGCTTGCTTCTTGTGACTAGGAAGCTAAAATTGTGTCGGGGTTGGAGATCCCTGGGACACACATTTCAGATCAGCCTGAGTATTTCCCAGGACTCGGCTTCCCAAGAGTGAGCCAGGCTATTAGAAAtgctgggctggggatgtagctcagttaagAGTGTCTGCCCAGCACAAATGAaaccctgagttccatctccagcaccacataaaaccaaggGGTGGTACACATCCGTAATCCCAATACTCTGGCGGTGGGtaggtcaggaaattcaaggccacccttggctaTGAGTATAGCCTCGGATACAGGAGACTCTCTCAGGAAACAAATACTGCTTCTACTTCTATCATTTAAGATGGTGGCAGACTTCCTTTGCGTTCTTCCTTGTAGTAGCTGTGTGACTGGATCATGATTGTCATAAGCCAATATGCTACCCAACTAACCCAAGTTACT
This Peromyscus eremicus chromosome 19, PerEre_H2_v1, whole genome shotgun sequence DNA region includes the following protein-coding sequences:
- the Il17b gene encoding interleukin-17B isoform X2; this translates as MDWPHSLLLLLAISIFLGPSQPRNTKGKRKGQGRPGPLAPGPHQVPLDMVSRGKPYARMEEYERNLGEMVAQLRNSSEPAKRKCEVNLQLWLSNKRSLSPWGYSINHDPSRIPADLPEARCLCLGCVNPFTMQEDRSMVSVPVFSQVPVRRRLCPPAPRPGPCRHRVVMETIAVGCTCIF
- the Il17b gene encoding interleukin-17B isoform X1 gives rise to the protein MAPRLGLQLWARPGHTGTLSGRSVWGNRTDVGTRDFPALASGIWAECMILGKSLFVSHLEIEGGDVESGLCFPCKLLLLAISIFLGPSQPRNTKGKRKGQGRPGPLAPGPHQVPLDMVSRGKPYARMEEYERNLGEMVAQLRNSSEPAKRKCEVNLQLWLSNKRSLSPWGYSINHDPSRIPADLPEARCLCLGCVNPFTMQEDRSMVSVPVFSQVPVRRRLCPPAPRPGPCRHRVVMETIAVGCTCIF